One genomic region from Gossypium hirsutum isolate 1008001.06 chromosome D13, Gossypium_hirsutum_v2.1, whole genome shotgun sequence encodes:
- the LOC107919359 gene encoding alkane hydroxylase MAH1: MLSLLFPNLDVSVHDRTAEMLERSKGTIHIHQYSWFTGTKVLLTSDPANVCHVLSTNFSNYPKGSKWREHVDVLGDTLFSADFKEWEKERKLVRSLTSYHKFHQATTKIVWDRIQTGLIPVLQHASKLALLVDLQDLFQKLILDIAWMISIGYNPNFLGIEFRKDPFSVALEDACEAAFSRFLMPHSLWKLHRWLGIGKEKKLKHAWETIDRVFADCISKKQEESAKGEDHEEGCNFEGVYCVTGEDKAFRSAATRKGLRDNIVSFIFATQDTTSSVLTWFFYSVAKHPSVEAKIRDEIFKNNPQELNKLVYLHAALCETLRLFPPGPVLSRIAVEPDTLPSGHRINGNTNVVIAVHAMGRMTSIWGDDCHEFKPERWITEQGEIKRVSHYQFPAFSAGPRICLGKKLAFMMMKATAATIIYNYDIEIQEDHPAEPKSSVVFHMKHGLTARINSRGT, encoded by the coding sequence ATGTTATCGTTATTGTTTCCGAACCTGGACGTAAGCGTTCACGATAGAACTGCTGAAATGCTTGAAAGAAGCAAGGGAACAATACACATCCATCAATATTCATGGTTCACTGGCACCAAAGTCCTGCTCACCAGTGACCCTGCAAACGTCTGCCATGTACTAAGCACTAACTTTTCCAACTACCCCAAGGGGTCGAAATGGAGAGAACACGTAGATGTTCTTGGAGACACCCTTTTCAGTGCCGATTTTAAAGagtgggagaaagaaagaaaactggTACGTTCTCTCACTAGTTACCACAAATTCCATCAGGCCACCACCAAGATTGTTTGGGACAGAATACAGACAGGGCTCATCCCTGTGCTTCAACATGCTTCGAAACTGGCTCTACTGGTTGACCTCCAAGATTTGTTTCAAAAACTCATCCTTGACATTGCTTGGATGATATCCATCGGCTACAATCCCAACTTTCTGGGGATCGAGTTTCGGAAAGATCCGTTCTCCGTGGCTTTAGAAGATGCATGTGAAGCGGCTTTTTCTCGTTTTCTAATGCCCCATAGTTTGTGGAAGTTACATAGGTGGCTAGGAATTggcaaagaaaagaaactaaaacatGCTTGGGAAACCATTGATCGTGTCTTTGCAGATTGCATATCTAAGAAGCAAGAAGAATCAGCCAAAGGGGAAGATCATGAGGAGGGCTGCAATTTTGAAGGTGTTTACTGCGTTACCGGGGAGGATAAGGCCTTCAGATCAGCTGCTACTCGTAAAGGGTTGAGGGACAACATTGTCAGTTTCATATTTGCCACACAAGACACAACTAGTTCAGTTCTTACATGGTTCTTCTACAGTGTTGCCAAGCATCCATCTGTTGAAGCTAAAATCAgagatgaaatatttaaaaataacccACAAGAACTGAACAAATTGGTGTATCTACATGCAGCATTATGCGAAACATTGAGACTGTTCCCTCCAGGACCAGTGCTGTCAAGAATAGCTGTTGAACCTGACACCCTCCCGAGCGGCCATAGAATCAATGGGAACACGAATGTTGTGATCGCAGTACACGCAATGGGAAGGATGACATCGATATGGGGAGACGATTGTCATGAATTCAAGCCAGAGAGATGGATCACCGAGCAAGGAGAGATTAAACGCGTGTCACATTATCAGTTTCCGGCATTCAGTGCAGGGCCGAGGATTTGTCTAGGGAAGAAGTTAGCATTTATGATGATGAAGGCAACCGCAGCAACGATTATCTATAACTACGATATTGAGATACAGGAGGATCACCCAGCTGAACCCAAGAGTAGCGTTGTCTTCCACATGAAGCATGGACTGACGGCTAGGATCAACAGTAGAGGAACTTGA
- the LOC107918711 gene encoding phosphate transporter PHO1 homolog 10 isoform X1, translated as MKFSKDFKRQMVPEWIEAYVDYDGLKRILREILHYNLSKKRETPLKSLEKKLSLHRTLSGLHRHTNGDVENQVTREGREIEIEFFRKLDEELNKINTFYKEQIEVVMDESTLLNKQLDALIALRLKVRSSCSNGACSPEHQGVEMGSLNSSSEVEMSEHRALEVSSNSLSGSEITDVILQGINQDDESTSVLENNTIVKSNGRPEEVGNNSTNQQGDPLEILERVKIRNTLESPLDTIKGVFKDSKHDDLCFKKDELKKVEAKLRLAFIEFYQKLRLVKQYSFMNLSALSKIMKSYEKITSRREARLYMKKIDNSYIGSSDEVNNLLERVEATFIKQFSNSNIQKGMKSLRPKTKKEKHSVTFWSGCFSGFSAALLIAVALRIETKKLMEKEGASYTVNIFPLYSIFAYIVLHLLIYAADIYFWRRFKINYPFIFGFKPGTELSYREVFLLGTGLAVLSLSCFLGNLYLDLGSTTQRYKTLTGLFPLGLVAIVMIILFCPFNIIYRSTRFFFIKSLFRCLCAPLYKVTLPDFFLADHVTSQVTAIRSLDLYICYYGLGERSQRESKCHGHGIYNVLYFAVPVIPFWLRFLQCIRRLFEEKEAMHGYSSVNYLLTIVAAIIRTICELKKGMAWMVLALVSSSVVVIVATYWDIVFDWGLLRRHSKNPYLRDKLLVPYKSVYFAAMALDVVLRIAWMQLVLEFKLHSLHRMAITTVVSCLEITRRGIWSFFRIENEHLNNVGKYRAFKSVPLPFNYDEEEEESSKDD; from the exons ATGAAGTTCAGCAAAGACTTCAAAAGGCAAATGGTACCTGAATGGATAGAAGCCTATGTGGATTACGATGGCCTCAAACGTATTTTACGAGAGATTTTGCATTACAACCTAAGCAAGAAACGGGAAACACCCTTGAAATCCTTGGAGAAGAAGTTATCCCTGCATCGAACTCTTAGCGGTTTACATCGGCACACCAACGGAGATGTGGAGAACCAAGTGACTAGAGAAGGAAGAGAGATCGAGATCGAGTTCTTTAGGAAACTTGATGAAGAACTCAACAAGATCAATACATTTTATAAGGAACAGATAGAAGTAGTGATGGATGAATCAACTTTGCTGAATAAACAACTCGACGCTTTGATTGCCTTGCGGCTCAAGGTACGAAGCTCTTGCAGTAATGGTGCCTGTTCACCGGAACATCAGG GTGTAGAAATGGGGTCTCTGAATTCAAGTTCTGAAGTGGAGATGAGTGAACATCGTGCACTAGAAGTATCTTCCAACTCTCTTAGTG GAAGTGAAATCACGGATGTGATTCTCCAAGGGATAAACCAAGATGATGAATCAACGAGTGTCTTGGAGAACAATACGATTGTGAAGAGTAATGGTCGCCCGGAGGAAGTAGGCAACAACTCTACCAACCAACAAGGTGATCCCCTAGAAATCCTTGAGAGAGTGAAGATAAGAAACACCCTTGAATCTCCTCTAGATACCATAAAAGGTGTTTTCAAGGATTCCAAACATGATGACTTGTGTTTCAAGAAAGATGAACTGAAGAAAGTTGAAGCAAAGCTGAGACTGGCCTTTATTGAGTTCTATCAGAAGCTAAGGCTTGTAAAGCAATACAG TTTCATGAATCTCTCAGCATTATCCAAGATCATGAAATCATATGAAAAG ATTACATCAAGAAGGGAAGCAAGACTATACATGAAAAAAATCGATAACTCTTATATCGGAAGTTCTGATGAG GTGAATAATCTATTGGAAAGAGTTGAAGCTACCTTTATCAAGCAGTTTTCGAATTCAAATATACAAAAAGGCATGAAATCATTGAGGCCAAAAACTAAGAAAGAGAAGCACAGTGTAACATTCTGGTCTG GATGTTTTTCTGGTTTTTCAGCAGCATTGCTCATTGCTGTTGCTTTAAGAATAGAGACAAAGAAACTAATGGAGAAGGAGGGTGCCTCCTACACGGTTAACATTTTCCCACTTTACag TATTTTTGCATATATTGTCCTGCATTTGCTCATATATGCTGCAGACATATACTTTTGGAGACGTTTTAAAATCAACTATCCGTTTATCTTCGGTTTCAAGCCGGGAACTGAGTTAAGCTATCGAGAAGTCTTCCTCCTCGGTACAGGTCTTGCTGTACTTTCATTAAGTTGTTTCCTGGGGAACTTGTACTTAGATTTGGGCTCTACAACTCAAAGATACAAGACATTAACTGGTCTTTTCCCTTTGGGCTTAGTTGCA ATTGTTATGATCATATTGTTTTGCCCTTTCAACATCATATATCGGTCGACGCGTTTCTTCTTCATTAAGTCCTTATTTCGCTGCCTTTGCGCTCCTCTTTACAAG GTCACGTTACCAGATTTCTTCTTGGCAGATCATGTCACCAGCCAG GTCACAGCTATAAGGAGTCTCGACCTTTATATTTGCTACTATGGTTTAGGAGAACGCTCCCAACGAGAAAGCAAATGTCATGGTCACGGCATTTACAATGTCCTTTATTTCGCCGTGCCGGTGATACCGTTCTGGCTCCGTTTCTTACAG TGCATTCGTCGATTGTTCGAGGAAAAAGAAGCTATGCACGGATACAGCAGCGTGAACTACCTCTTGACAATTGTTGCAGCTATCATTAGAACTATTTGTGAACTAAAGAAGGGAATGGCTTGGATGGTGTTGGCTTTGGTAAGCTCATCTGTAGTAGTAATAGTCGCTACATATTGGGATATCGTCTTCGACTGGGGACTTTTACGACGGCATTCGAAGAATCCTTATCTCAGAGATAAACTTCTAGTTCCATACAAAAGTGTCTACTTTGCAGCAATG GCCCTGGATGTAGTGTTGAGAATTGCCTGGATGCAGTTGGTGTTGGAATTTAAGTTGCACTCACTTCATAGAATGGCAATAACAACCGTAGTTTCTTGTCTGGAAATCACTCGTCGCGGTATTTGGAGCTTCTTCAG GATAGAGAATGAACACTTGAACAACGTTGGCAAGTACCGAGCATTCAAATCGGTTCCGCTTCCTTTCAATTAtgatgaggaggaggaggaaTCAAGCAAGGATGATTAA
- the LOC107919360 gene encoding uncharacterized protein, with translation MKDGETVNDYFARTLTIANKMKVNGENKSDREVVENILRSMTTKFNYVVCSIKKAQDTSNLSIDELQSSLLVHEQRMISLEKEQVLKVTYEESSTQGQGRGGYRGRGRGRRRENFDKSTVECFNCHKLGHFSGNVKARKAII, from the coding sequence ATGAAAGATGGTGAGACTGTGAATGATTATTTCGCACGTACACTTACTATTGCGAACAAAATGAAAGTTAATGGTGAAAACAAAAGTGACAGAGAAGTTGTGGAAAATATATTGCGATCCATGACAACGAAATTCAATTATGTGGTTTGTTCTATTAAGAAGGCACAAGACACTAGCAACCTATCCATAGATGAATTACAAAGTAGTTTGCTAGTGCACGAGCAAAGGATGATTAGCTTAGAAAAGGAACAAGTTTTGAAAGTGACATATGAGGAATCTTCTACTCAAGGACAAGGTCGTGGTGGCTATCGAGGACGAGGTCGAGGACGTAGAAGGGAAAACTTTGACAAATCCACTGTTGAGTGCTTTAATTGCCATAAACTAGGGCACTTCAGTGGGAATGTCAAAGCAAGGAAAGCAATCATATAG
- the LOC107918274 gene encoding galactoside 2-alpha-L-fucosyltransferase, translated as MAERKYNHNQSHVNIWRPCDPWKRSGLEAMRSSKTLLLALPFLIMLTFLLRHRPSDRFTDATPFFNNLTTPPLLEVDVLQHVDIAEDKLLGGLLADGFDGQSCLSRYQSILYRKALPYKPSPYLVSKLRKYEDLHKRCGPNTPSYNKAVEQLKSGSNVVGTTDCKYVVWVWYSGLGNRILTLASVFLYALLTERVLLVDRGNDMASLFCEPFPERSWFLPMNFPIAKMFNSFDQKSAESYGNLLKNNMIKASMGSLPSYVYLHLAHDYDDHDKLFFCDDDQALLKRFTWLVVKTDNYFVPSLFLMPSFEDELKKLFPNKETIFHHLGRYLFHPSNHVWGIVTRYYKAYLARADERIGIQVRIFDKGPGPYQYVKDQISACTIGEKLLPEVDTRRLAVNPSKNPKVKAVLMTSLVYGYYENMKNIYWEHPTVTGDIIGVHQPSHEEQQRSEKPLHNMKALAEMYLLSLTDVLVTSAWSTFGYVAQGLGGLKPWILYKSENQTSPNPPCQRAMSMEPCFHAPPFYDCKAKEGIDTGKVVPHVRHCEDISWGLKVVDRYTE; from the exons ATGGCAGAACGTAAATACAACCACAATCAAAGCCACGTTAATATTTGGAGGCCATGCGATCCTTGGAAACGTTCAGGATTGGAGGCCATGCGATCCTCCAAGACCTTACTTCTTGCTCTACCCTTTCTTATCATGCTCACCTTCCTCCTCCGCCACAGGCCCTCCGATCGCTTCACCGACGCTACACCCTTCTTCAACAACCTTACTACGCCCCCTTTACTAG AAGTTGATGTCCTCCAACATGTTGACATTGCTGAAGACAAACTGCTTGGAGGACTGCTTGCTGATGGGTTCGATGGACAATCATGTTTAAGTCGATACCAGTCGATTTTATATCGCAAAGCTTTACCTTACAAGCCATCTCCATACCTTGTTTCTAAGCTAAGAAAATATGAGGACCTTCATAAACGTTGCGGACCCAACACTCCGTCCTACAATAAAGCAGTGGAACAACTCAAGTCCGGCAGCAATGTCGTTGGCACGACAGACTGTAAATATGTTGTCTGGGTATGGTACAGTGGGTTGGGGAACAGGATTTTGACTCTGGCTTCAGTGTTTCTCTATGCTCTTTTAACCGAAAGAGTGTTGCTTGTGGACCGAGGGAACGATATGGCCAGTTTGTTCTGCGAGCCATTCCCAGAGAGATCATGGTTTTTGCCCATGAATTTCCCGATTGCTAAAATGTTCAATAGCTTTGATCAAAAGTCTGCTGAATCCTATGGGAACTTGCTTAAGAATAACATGATAAAGGCTTCAATGGGATCATTGCCATCATATGTGTATCTGCATCTGGCTCATGATTATGATGATCATGATAAGCTGTTCTTTTGTGATGATGATCAAGCTCTGTTAAAAAGGTTCACTTGGTTGGTTGTTAAAACAGACAACTATTTTGTTCCATCCCTCTTTTTGATGCCATCATTTGAGGATGAACTGAAGAAGCTGTTTCCCAACAAGGAAACCATATTTCATCACTTGGGTAGGTATCTTTTTCACCCTTCAAATCATGTGTGGGGAATAGTCACAAGGTATTATAAAGCATACTTGGCCAGGGCAGATGAGAGGATTGGCATCCAGGTAAGGATTTTCGATAAAGGACCTGGCCCGTACCAATACGTGAAGGATCAAATTTCAGCTTGTACTATAGGAGAGAAGTTGTTGCCTGAAGTGGATACTAGACGATTGGCTGTGAATCCGTCAAAAAACCCGAAGGTGAAAGCTGTCTTGATGACTTCTCTGGTTTATGGATACTATGAGAACATGAAGAACATTTACTGGGAACACCCTACGGTGACCGGTGATATAATTGGGGTTCATCAGCCAAGTCATGAAGAACAACAGCGGAGTGAAAAGCCATTGCACAACATGAAGGCTTTGGCTGAAATGTATCTGCTTAGTTTAACTGATGTGTTAGTCACAAGTGCATGGTCTACATTCGGGTACGTAGCTCAGGGTCTTGGAGGTTTGAAGCCATGGATCCTTTACAAATCCGAAAATCAAACGAGCCCAAATCCACCTTGTCAACGTGCCATGTCAATGGAGCCTTGTTTCCATGCTCCACCATTTTATGACTGCAAAGCTAAGGAGGGTATCGACACAGGTAAAGTTGTTCCACATGTTAGACATTGTGAAGACATTAGTTGGGGTCTTAAAGTGGTAGATAGGTATACTGAGTAA
- the LOC107918711 gene encoding phosphate transporter PHO1 homolog 10 isoform X2, translating to MKFSKDFKRQMVPEWIEAYVDYDGLKRILREILHYNLSKKRETPLKSLEKKLSLHRTLSGLHRHTNGDVENQVTREGREIEIEFFRKLDEELNKINTFYKEQIEVVMDESTLLNKQLDALIALRLKVRSSCSNGACSPEHQEMGSLNSSSEVEMSEHRALEVSSNSLSGSEITDVILQGINQDDESTSVLENNTIVKSNGRPEEVGNNSTNQQGDPLEILERVKIRNTLESPLDTIKGVFKDSKHDDLCFKKDELKKVEAKLRLAFIEFYQKLRLVKQYSFMNLSALSKIMKSYEKITSRREARLYMKKIDNSYIGSSDEVNNLLERVEATFIKQFSNSNIQKGMKSLRPKTKKEKHSVTFWSGCFSGFSAALLIAVALRIETKKLMEKEGASYTVNIFPLYSIFAYIVLHLLIYAADIYFWRRFKINYPFIFGFKPGTELSYREVFLLGTGLAVLSLSCFLGNLYLDLGSTTQRYKTLTGLFPLGLVAIVMIILFCPFNIIYRSTRFFFIKSLFRCLCAPLYKVTLPDFFLADHVTSQVTAIRSLDLYICYYGLGERSQRESKCHGHGIYNVLYFAVPVIPFWLRFLQCIRRLFEEKEAMHGYSSVNYLLTIVAAIIRTICELKKGMAWMVLALVSSSVVVIVATYWDIVFDWGLLRRHSKNPYLRDKLLVPYKSVYFAAMALDVVLRIAWMQLVLEFKLHSLHRMAITTVVSCLEITRRGIWSFFRIENEHLNNVGKYRAFKSVPLPFNYDEEEEESSKDD from the exons ATGAAGTTCAGCAAAGACTTCAAAAGGCAAATGGTACCTGAATGGATAGAAGCCTATGTGGATTACGATGGCCTCAAACGTATTTTACGAGAGATTTTGCATTACAACCTAAGCAAGAAACGGGAAACACCCTTGAAATCCTTGGAGAAGAAGTTATCCCTGCATCGAACTCTTAGCGGTTTACATCGGCACACCAACGGAGATGTGGAGAACCAAGTGACTAGAGAAGGAAGAGAGATCGAGATCGAGTTCTTTAGGAAACTTGATGAAGAACTCAACAAGATCAATACATTTTATAAGGAACAGATAGAAGTAGTGATGGATGAATCAACTTTGCTGAATAAACAACTCGACGCTTTGATTGCCTTGCGGCTCAAGGTACGAAGCTCTTGCAGTAATGGTGCCTGTTCACCGGAACATCAGG AAATGGGGTCTCTGAATTCAAGTTCTGAAGTGGAGATGAGTGAACATCGTGCACTAGAAGTATCTTCCAACTCTCTTAGTG GAAGTGAAATCACGGATGTGATTCTCCAAGGGATAAACCAAGATGATGAATCAACGAGTGTCTTGGAGAACAATACGATTGTGAAGAGTAATGGTCGCCCGGAGGAAGTAGGCAACAACTCTACCAACCAACAAGGTGATCCCCTAGAAATCCTTGAGAGAGTGAAGATAAGAAACACCCTTGAATCTCCTCTAGATACCATAAAAGGTGTTTTCAAGGATTCCAAACATGATGACTTGTGTTTCAAGAAAGATGAACTGAAGAAAGTTGAAGCAAAGCTGAGACTGGCCTTTATTGAGTTCTATCAGAAGCTAAGGCTTGTAAAGCAATACAG TTTCATGAATCTCTCAGCATTATCCAAGATCATGAAATCATATGAAAAG ATTACATCAAGAAGGGAAGCAAGACTATACATGAAAAAAATCGATAACTCTTATATCGGAAGTTCTGATGAG GTGAATAATCTATTGGAAAGAGTTGAAGCTACCTTTATCAAGCAGTTTTCGAATTCAAATATACAAAAAGGCATGAAATCATTGAGGCCAAAAACTAAGAAAGAGAAGCACAGTGTAACATTCTGGTCTG GATGTTTTTCTGGTTTTTCAGCAGCATTGCTCATTGCTGTTGCTTTAAGAATAGAGACAAAGAAACTAATGGAGAAGGAGGGTGCCTCCTACACGGTTAACATTTTCCCACTTTACag TATTTTTGCATATATTGTCCTGCATTTGCTCATATATGCTGCAGACATATACTTTTGGAGACGTTTTAAAATCAACTATCCGTTTATCTTCGGTTTCAAGCCGGGAACTGAGTTAAGCTATCGAGAAGTCTTCCTCCTCGGTACAGGTCTTGCTGTACTTTCATTAAGTTGTTTCCTGGGGAACTTGTACTTAGATTTGGGCTCTACAACTCAAAGATACAAGACATTAACTGGTCTTTTCCCTTTGGGCTTAGTTGCA ATTGTTATGATCATATTGTTTTGCCCTTTCAACATCATATATCGGTCGACGCGTTTCTTCTTCATTAAGTCCTTATTTCGCTGCCTTTGCGCTCCTCTTTACAAG GTCACGTTACCAGATTTCTTCTTGGCAGATCATGTCACCAGCCAG GTCACAGCTATAAGGAGTCTCGACCTTTATATTTGCTACTATGGTTTAGGAGAACGCTCCCAACGAGAAAGCAAATGTCATGGTCACGGCATTTACAATGTCCTTTATTTCGCCGTGCCGGTGATACCGTTCTGGCTCCGTTTCTTACAG TGCATTCGTCGATTGTTCGAGGAAAAAGAAGCTATGCACGGATACAGCAGCGTGAACTACCTCTTGACAATTGTTGCAGCTATCATTAGAACTATTTGTGAACTAAAGAAGGGAATGGCTTGGATGGTGTTGGCTTTGGTAAGCTCATCTGTAGTAGTAATAGTCGCTACATATTGGGATATCGTCTTCGACTGGGGACTTTTACGACGGCATTCGAAGAATCCTTATCTCAGAGATAAACTTCTAGTTCCATACAAAAGTGTCTACTTTGCAGCAATG GCCCTGGATGTAGTGTTGAGAATTGCCTGGATGCAGTTGGTGTTGGAATTTAAGTTGCACTCACTTCATAGAATGGCAATAACAACCGTAGTTTCTTGTCTGGAAATCACTCGTCGCGGTATTTGGAGCTTCTTCAG GATAGAGAATGAACACTTGAACAACGTTGGCAAGTACCGAGCATTCAAATCGGTTCCGCTTCCTTTCAATTAtgatgaggaggaggaggaaTCAAGCAAGGATGATTAA